In Leptolyngbya sp. CCY15150, the DNA window CCCACGCCCTAACCCGTGAGGGGGGACGGTTTGGGCTGATTATTCCGTCAGGAATCTATACCGATAAGGGATCTGGTTCACTGCGCAGGCTGTTTCTTAACCGTTGCCAATGGACGCACCTCTACGCATTTCAGAATGAGCGGTTTATATTTAGCGCTATTGACCATCGCAACAAAATGGTGATCATCAGCGTGAATAAGGGTGGCCACACAGAATCCATCGCCACCCGCTTTCGGTTGGGGCCAGGGGATTCGCCTGAGGCCCAAGAATTGATGACCGATGCTCTAGATGATGCCCGCTTTTTGTCGGTACCTGCGGCGCAAATCAAGCGCTTTAGCCCCAACACAGGCGCTCTGCTAGAAGTTCGCACCGATCGCGACCTCAAGATTCTCGAAAAGATGTACGCCAATGGCGTGCTGCTGGGCGACGATAGCCCCCAAGGCTGGGGCATCCAGTACGCCACCGAGTTCCACATGACCAACGACTCCAAACTCTTCCCCCCTCGCCCCAAGTGGGAAGCGCAGGGGTATAAGCCGGATGAGTATGGGCATTGGCTGAAGGGGAATTGGCAACCCTATGGAGGGGAGTCGGGCATCGGGAGTCGGGAGTCGGGAGTGATTTTGTCGGCAGATGGCAGCGAGGCGATTCACGTTGATGAGGTTGAAGACGTTGCCCTGCCACTCTACCAGGGCGTGATGGTCGGCCAACTAGAAAGCAACCGGGCTCAGTGGGTGTCTGGTTCTGGCAACCGCGCTATGTGGGACAAAGATTTGCCTCCTGGTTCGTCGTTTGGCCCACAGTTTCTTATTTCCAAAAAGTCTGTAGTTGAAAACTGTCCTGGCGCATTGCGATCGCGCTATCTTTTTCGCAATATTGCCCGATCTACTGACTCTCGAACCATGATTGGCAGTCCCGCACCAGGTTTTCCTGCTGGAAATAGCCTCGCGGCGCTATCTCTAGAGACTCAATCAGTCTGGGATACTTGGCTTTTAGGGAGTATTCTGAGTAGCTACATTTACGACTGGGCACTTCGTCAACGTCTTGGAGGAACCAATCTTAACTGGGTCTTCCTGGATGAGACGTCAACTTTATCGAGGCAAGAAATGTCGATATTAATAGCGATATTAACTCTACGATTATCTGGCGTAGGTTCTATTTTTTCTCGACAGTGGCTCAATCTAAGAGGAGTGCTACCAAAAATTGAAAAACATTACTGGAAACAGCTTTGGGCTGTAACAGCCTATGAAACCCTACGATTAAAGGCAATGCTTGATGCTCTCGTCGCTTATTATTACGGGCTAGATAAGACAGATCTAGGCTGGATTTTGCGAGACTGCGACTACCCAACTAGGGATGTAAATGATGGAGCTATCAATCGCAATTTTGACCCAAAAGGCTTTTGGCGAGTCGACAAAGAAAAAGACCCTGAACTGCGCCACCCCATCCTCTCCCTCATCGCCTTCCACGACCTCAAACGCCTCGGCCTCGACGCCTTCCTCAACCTCAACGACGGCGAAGGTTGGATGCTACCCGAAACCCTCCGCCTCGCCGACTACGGCCTAGGGCATGACGACCGCGCCCAGGAACCGCAACCCGTCGCCGCTAGAATTGGGGCAGAAACGGCAAAACTTTGGAATGCGGTCGGGGCAGAATCAGATCCCGACTCCCGACTTACGACTCCCGACTCCCGTCCTAGCCACTTACGACTTACGACTCACGCCCAATATCGCTTCCTCCCCTGGCAACTCCAAGGCACCCCCGAAGACTCCTGGGCCGAATGCGAAATGCACGCCGAAAACCTGCGCCGGCTGCTGGGTACCCCAACCACGGAAATCGAGGACGAGTCCCCCCCCGACTCCCAACTCCCGACTCCCGATTCCCGGCCTACTCCACAACAGCTCAACCTCATCCCCCCCGACGAAGAACAACTCAACCTCTTTTAATCCCCAACCCTTGACTATGAATAATCCCCAACTCCGCCAAACCATTAACCACTACCTAGATAGGCTGTCAAGCGATCGCCTTCGCCTAGTTGCCGACTTCCTCAACTTCCTGGTTCACACCGAGCACCAAGAACAAACCCTACCCCCAGAAACCCCCGACTTTCGACCACCCACCGGAGGCTCCCTACTCAGCCACACCGAAACCTGGGCAGGCGACGACTTTGAAGAATGCCTGGAAACCGTTTACGAAACGCGCTCCTGATTCCCGACTCCTAACTCCCAACCCCCATGAATGCTTACACTATCGACCTCAGCCCAATCGCCCGTCTCGACGCCACCCAGTTCGAGCAACTTTGTGCTGCCAACCCCGAGATCAAATTTGAACGCACCCCCACCGGAGCCCTCGTGATTATGTCCCCCACAGGCGGCGAAACGGGTAACCGCAACATTGAAATTGCGGCTGATTTTGTCATTTGGAATCGTCAAAGCAAGCTGGGTTATCTGTTCGATTCCTCCACCTGCTTCAAATTACCCGGCGGTGGCGATCGCTCTCCTGACGTTGCCTGGGTCGAAAAATCACGCTGGGACGCCCTCACCCCAGACCAACGCCGGAAATTTCCGCCCCTCTGTCCTGATTTTGCCCTGGAACTCGCCTCACCCAGCGATAACCTTGCCACCCTCCGCGCCAAAATGCAGGAATACCTCGACAGCGGCCTGCGCCTGGGCTGGTTGATTAACCCGCAAGATCAACAAGTGGAGATCTATCGACCGCAACAGCCACCCGACTGGGTCGCAACCCCCAGCACCCTCAGCGGCGAAACCGTTCTACCTGGCTTTGAACTCAATTTGGCTTGGCTCTGGTCGTAAGCGCTCTACTACGGCCATTCCCTGAAATGTCTTAGATTTTGGCGATCGCCGCCGCTAATTGAGCGCAGATTGGGAACATTAGGCCAAGGGACTGCGCTCTCCATCCCTCCACATCAGTCTTTAGGTATGCCATTATCCCCCCGCAGTACCGATCACCCGCCAACTTAATCCGATGGCTTTAGCCCTTTTGAGGACGAGTCGGTTCAGCTCAATTTGTTTGATGCCGTTTGAGCTAATCGCCGTAGATTAATGTCGCGATCGCCCACTTCACCGCCCCCACCCCATGTTGAATCCCATCGTCTACACCGAGAAAGTCGTCAGCGATTTTCTTCGCTACCAGCTCACCGCCTACCCCTTCGCCGACACCAATCTCTACGAGCAGATGCGAAACCTGCTCAACCTAGAAACTACCCGCTCCACCCCCCTACTTAAAGGCCCCTACATCAGCCTTAGTCGAATCTTTCAGCAAGGAACCACCGTAGACGATCTGATCCAATTGGGGATTTTCCATCCCTTCATGAAACAGCTAATCCCGTATCCCGCCGTCTACGGGCACCAAGAAACTGCCATTCGCGCCATCCACCAAGGCAAAACTACCCTCGTTTCCACCGGCACTGGCTCCGGCAAAACCGAGTGCTTTCTCTACCCCATCATTAGCCACTGCCTCAACCTGCGCGACCAAGGCGCACCTGACGGTATCGCCGCCGTCATCGTTTACCCGATGAACGCCCTAGCCGAAGACCAACTAGGCCGCCTCCGGGGGCTACTGGCGGGCACCGGCATCACCTTCGGTATGTATGTCGGCAAAACCCCCGAGCAAACCTCCCAAGCCTCCGGCCTGCGCCTTAAACCTGGAACCTCCAGAGCCGACTACGAAGCAGCCACCGCCCGCGCCCAGTGCGAAAAACGCCCTGACCCCGTCTTCCCCGCCGAAGAACGCGTCTCCCGCGAAGCCATGCGCGAAAAGCCTCCCCGCATTCTGCTCACCAACGTCAAACAGCTAGAGCTGTTGCTTACGCGCCAGCGGGATATCTCTCTCTTCGACAACGCCTCCCTAGACTTTCTCGTCTTCGACGAAGCCCACACCTTCAGCGGCGCAAATGGGGCAGAGACTGCCTGCCTGATCCGCCGCCTGCGCACCTTCTGTGGCAAATCCCCCACTGAAACCGTCTGTATTGCTACCTCCGCCACCATCGCCGACCCCAACACCCAGACAGGGCTAGCGGTAGCCCAGAACTTTGCTACCCGATTCTTTGGCGTGGCTAAAGACCAAGTGGCCCTAGTAGGCGAGCAATATCAAGATGATGTGTGGTCGCCCCAGCGCCACCTCCCCCAGCCACTCACCGCCGACCCCGCTACCCTGCTGCAATACGTCCTCGCCGCCGTTGAAAAAGATGACGCAGGCCCCTCCGTTAGCCACATCTACCGCCAAATTACCGGCGTCAGCCTCGATCCCCACCAGTGGGAAGACCAACTCTACGATGCACTAGCCGCCAACGAGCTGGTCTACCAACTCACCGTCGCCCTCCACAATCCCCGCCACCTCACCGACCTGCTGCGCCAGCTTGAGACCATTATTAATCGCCCCATTACCGAAGAAGAAGCGCTGATCTGGCTGGCCCTGGGGGCTGCCTCTCGCAAGGATGGACGCCCCCTGCTGCGCCCTGTGGTTCACGGCTTTGTACGCGGTGTTGGCGGTGCTGTGGTTACCTTCCCAAAAGACCAAGATCGCCCTAAGCTGTGGCTCTCCGCCGAAGATACGGCAGGTACCAACCAGGACGATCTGTATCGGCTGCCGGTGTTGACCTGCAACACCTGCGGTCAGCACTACTTTTCCCACTGGGTGGCTGACCTTAAGCTCACCGACAAACATCCCTCTGGTGGCCAAGCCCATGGTGATAGCATCCTCTGGGAACCCCTTGCCGCAGAACTAGAGGGCGATCGCCTGCTTTTAGTCGATCGTCTAATCACCCAAGACGACACCGACGAAGACACAGCCCCCCGCAGCCATCCTCGTTCGACATCCCCCATTCATTTCTGTCGAGCCTGTGGCACCCTTCACTCTGAGACGGGCGATCGCTGCGGTAGCTGCGGCCGCAAGGGAAAATTAGTGCCGCTGCTGGCGGTGCGCCAAAACCCCAAGCATCCAGGAATGCTCGCGTCCTGTGTAGCCTGTCAGGCCGCAGGGCGCAGCTCCTTTGGACGCTACCGAGAACCTGCTCGCCCCATCCGAGCCACCACCGTCTCCGACGTGCATGTGCTGGCGCAGAATATGCTCCACCATGCCGAGCGTCGACGGCTGCTAGTCTTTGCCGACAACCGCCAAGATGCAGCATTCCAGGCAGGCTGGATGCAAGACCACGCCCGCCGCTATCGCCTGCGCAGTCTGATGTACGACCAGATGAGCACTGGCTCCATCTCCATCGGTGATCTGACCGCCCGCCTTGATGTGCTGCTCGATGGTGATGACGACCTTAGCCGTTCCCTAATTCCAGAGGTGTGGCGAGTCCACCGCAAAGAGGCTGAAGGACTTAAACATGCCGAAGAGCGCAAGCGATTTTTGCGCATTCAGGTGCTGCGCGAAATTACCACTGGGGTGAAACAGCGCATTGGCCTAGAGCCTTGGGGCCGCCTACACATTGACTATCGCGGCCTCACCACCGACTTGCCGTTTATCCAACACTGGGCACCCAGGTTGGGACTGCCCGCCGCCGACTTGGTGAATGGCATTGCGGCACTGCTGGATATTACTCGCCGCAATAATATTTTGCTAGATCGTGAAGGCCAAATTTTCTCTAAAAAATGGAAAGAAGGCGACTTTGAGATTCAGCGGGGCTACATGCCTATTTTGGTTGGCGTTCCTAGGGGGCTAAAACTCACCCGCGATGCCGCAGATAACACATCCCGCGTGCAGCAGTGGCTCAGCCCCAAGGGAGACACTGTGCCCCGCCAGGCCGCCCGCAGATGGGGTGTCTCTCCAGAAGATATGGATGTCTTCTTTCAGGAGCTCTGGTATTGCTTGAAGGATGAGCTGAAACTGCTGGTGCCTAGTGTCTTAAAAAATGCCTGGAAGCAGACCCTTAAAGGGTGTGACGGGGTTTACCAACTTGATGCTGATAAGCTACGGATTACGCCTGGGCAGGGCGTTTACCGCTGCAATATTTGTCGCCGGGCCCACCCGCGGCCCACGCCGCGCATGGCCTGCATTACCTGGCGCTGTGATGGCACCATCGCCTTTGAGCCCGAGAGTGCTGACGATTATGACCTACGCGTGTTAGACGAGCAGTTTGAAATGCTGCGGCCCGAAGAACATTCAGCCCAAGTGCCCTACGAAACCCGCGATCGCATCGAGCGCATCTTCAAAGGCGACGGTGAACTGATCAATGCCTTGGTCTGCACTCCCACCCTCGAAATGGGCATCGATATTGGCTCCCTAGATTCTGTCCTTATGCGCAACGTACCGCCGCTTCCGGCCAATTACTGGCAGCGTGCAGGCCGTGCGGGTCGTCGTCACCGCATGGCCGTCAACCTCACCTATGCCCGAGGGGCCAGCCACGATCGCTCCTATTTTGCTGATCCCCTGCGCCTCTTAGATGGGCTGATCGAACCCCCCAAGCTCAATCTCCGCAACACCCTGATGGTGGGTAAGCACGTGCGGGCAGCGGTGCTTACCACGCTACACCAGATGGCCCGCACCGGCCACAGCACCCCCCAGGGCGATCGCGACACCATTCAGACCATCCTAGAGACCTGCTTCCCCGGCCAGGTCAAAAACTACCTGTTTGATGACAGTGGTTTTGTGCGCTCCGAGCCTCTGGATGTCAGCAGCCTAACCGAGCTGATTCAAACCTATGCGATCGCCCTCTACAAGCATGTTGATCAAGTTTTTGTCCAGGCTTGGCCCGAAGGCGATGCCATGGCTGTCAAAGAAGATGAGCTCAAGCGCCACATTGTCTCCATGGGCGATGAGCTAGCCAATGTCATTCTGACCCTGTGGAAACGCCTGCAGTGGGCTATGGGGCAGCTCCGGCGGCTCAGTGAAGAACGCATCCTCAAGGGGGCACTCGATCCGGAAGATGATGCCTTGTTTCGCCGCTGCGATCGCCTAGTTAAACGCCTCAAAGGGCAGACCTTGAGAAAGGGCAGCGATGCTGAAGGGGTTGACGACACCATCACCTACAGCGTTCTCGCTGCCGAGGGTTTTCTCCCCGGCTACGGTCTTGATGGCGGTCATATTCAGGGGACAGCCCAAATGCCCCGCAGCATCACCTGGATGTCAGACTTTGACCTGCCCCGTCCACCCAGTGTAGCCCTGCGGGAATACGTCCCTGGCAATTTGATCTACGCCAACGGCCAGCGCTTTGTGCCCCGCTACTTCCACCTAGAACCCGAAGATCCTACCTACTTCCAAGTCGATATTGCCAGCGAAGCCATTAAGGAAATCGGCAGCGGGCAGCAGCTCTCGTCCAGTTTATCTTCAGCGTCCATCAAAGCCGTCCCCATGTGCGATGTGGATCTGTCCCACCAGTCCAACATCTCCGATGAAGAAGACAACCGCTTCCAAATGCCGGTCACCATCCTGGGCTATGAGCAAGGGCGGCACAGCGGCGGTAGCGCCTTTCAGTGGAAAGACCAAACGGTTCAACTACGCCGAGGGGTTCATCTACGATTAGTCAACGTTGGTCCTGCTAACCTGGTACGCACCGGAGACCTAGGCTATACCGTCTGCGTGGTTTGTGGCCGCAGCCGATCTCCCTTCACCTCAGACCATGATCTAGAGCTGTTCAAAACCGATCATGAAAACCGCTGCCGCACCAAAATTGAGCCTGTAGGCTTTTTCGCCGATGTTATTGCCGATGCTCTCAGTCTTCAGGACTGCGAAAACCGTGAAGTGGCCTACAGCGTGATGGAAGCCCTTCGCCATGGAGCCAGCAACGTTTTAGAAATGGAGCTAGAAGACCTCCAAATCCTCACCATCGGTCATTCCGGCAGTGAGCAGGTAGACGTGTTGCTCTACGACCCTATGCCAGGTGGTTCGGGATTGCTAGAGCAACTGTTGGCTAAGTGGACAGCGGTGGTTGAAGCGGCCATCTTAGTGGTCAGTGATTGCACATCTCGCTGCCAAACCGCCTGCATCGACTGCCTGTTTAACTTCCGCAATGCTTACTACCACAGACACCTTAATCGGCATACAGCGCTGAAAAAACTGCTGCAGTGGGAAGATATCCTCACCCAAAGCCACCCCATCCCAGCCAACCTGCCCAGGCATGAAGAGGATGATGAGCACCGTCCGGTCAACCATGCTGAGGCGTTGCTCCAGACCATGCTGAGACGAGCTGGTTTTCCCGACCCCATCCCCCAGCACAGCATTGACTTGGGCAGACCTTTGGGCACCACTATCCCAGATTTTTTCTACCCCGATCCCACCGGTATCAAGGAAGGCGTCTGTATTTATCTCGATGGTATGAGCCGCTCTCTCCACGGCAATGCGGATCGCCAGGCCAAAGACCAAGCCATCCGCGATGAGCTGAGCAACGAAGGCTATGAAGTGATGGCTATTCCCGCAGGTGATTTAGACGATCGCGATCGCATGGCAAAATATTTCTTTCGCCTAGGCAGAATTTTATTAGACAGGCCCAAGGCTGATGCCATTCGCAATTCGTCAGATTGGTTTGTTACCCAACCGGAGGTTTCTACCCCTGCTGCATCCCCCTCAGACGGTTCAGGCAATACTGACTTACAAGAAACCCTTGAACTCTTTGAACCTGAGTGGAGATCCTTGATCAAAGCCCTGGCTCAGCACGGTGATATTCAAGTCGATAGTGGCAGCGATGTGGAAGTCAATGGTCAAGTTGTCGGCACTTATACGGCCCAAATCTGTCGAGGCACTGCTCTCATTTACCTGGTCGATGCCAGAGCTGACGATGGAGACGATCTGCGATCGGCCCTAGCTGCCCAAGGCAAATCAGTTCTCACCATTAACCCCACAAGCCCTCAGTCCATAGACACCATCCTCCAGGCGCTGTAGGCAACCCTATGAATGTACTGATCTGTAAATCGCTATTTCAATCCCTAGTTAGCTTGAGTGGCACAGAAGTCAAACGGGCCAACGACTTTATTCTCAAATTTCAGGACAACCCGGCCCAGCCCAGCCTCAGTTTGGAGCGCATTACCAAAACCAAAAACGATAACCTCTGGTCAGCGCGCATTACTCAGGATTTGCGGGCAGTTATTTACAAAGATGGTGATACCTGGGCACTGCTCCATGCTGGACACCATGACGCTGCCTACCACTGGGCCAGCAACCGCAACGTTGAGCTGAACAACAAAACGGGAGCCCTACAGATCGTCGAAGTCGTTGAGTCCGTCGAAGAAATCGTCCCCAGGCGAGAATCTTGGCAGGTTGGTTTGTTTGATGCCTTCGAAGACGATTACTTGCTGAGCTTGGGAGTGCCCAATGACTGGCTGCCCGTGCTGCGGCAGCTGATCACCGCCGATGACCTGCTCAACATCATTGAGAGACTGCCCGAAGAAGTCTCCGAACGGCTGCTGCAACTGGCATCAGGGGAACTGGTGGCTCCCCCGGTTACACCCACCTCCAAGGCTGTGGCTGAGAATGCCGACACCCAGCGCCGCTTTATTACCGTGAAAAGCCAGGGCGAACTGGAGAAAATGCTTCAGGCCCCGCTAGCCACCTGGATTGGGTTTCTCCATCCCTCCCAGCGGCGGCTGGTGATCGGACATTTTAATGGCCCTGTCAAGGTCACGGGTTCTGCAGGCACAGGCAAAACTGTCGTCGCCCTCCATCGAGCCCGGCACCTAGCCCGCCAAGGCAAAAAGGTACTCTTGACGACCTTCGTTAACACCCTGTGCGACAACCTAAAGCATAATCTCCAACTCCTCTGTACCCCAGAAGAGTTGGACAATATCACGGTCACCTCCGTAGCCAGTCAAGCCAGTTCCGTCTTGGGCAAAGCCAAACAGGGCTGTCGTGCCATCAGTGATAGCGACGTCAAACCTCTTCTGGAACTCTACAGATTGCCCTCTTGCCCCCTTGATATTGCGTCCATCTGGCAGGAGTGGCGCTTAGTCATTCAGCCCCACGGCATTCTCACCTGGGATGAATACCGTTCTGTCAGCCGAAAAGGACGCGGCACGTCCCTCACCGTGCGCGATCGCCGCCAGGTCTGGCAGGTGCTCGAAAAAGTTCTCGCTCACCTCGATCACGAGCACAAAGCCGATTGGGGCCACTATTTCCGCCAGGCTAGCGATGTTCTAGTTGCCGGGCTGGTTAACCAGGGCTATGACGCCGTGATTGTCGATGAAGTCCAAGACCTCCGTCCCCAAGAGCTCAGATTCCTTGCTACCCTAGCTGGCGATGGCCCCAACCGCTTCATGATGGTAGGCGATGGGGGGCAGCGTATTTATCAAGGTAAATTTTCCCTCAAGTCTTTAGGTATTAATGTTCAGGGGCGATCGCGCACGCTCAAGATCAACTACCGCACCACTGAGCAAATTCGCCGCTTTGCCGACCGCATTACAGACCTCGAAAGCGATGACTTAGACGGTAGCCGCGAAACCCGCAAGGGCACCGTCAGCCTACTTCAAGGCCCAGAACCTATTCTCACCGCCTTTGATAGCTCTGAGCAGCAAGCCCAATTCGTTGCCAAAGAAGTCCTAAACCTAACTGAACGAGGCCTTTTGCTATCTGAAATAGGCATATTCGCTAGAACTCGCTATCTTCTATCTCCAGTTCAAGAGCATTTACAGAGCCTGCAGATTCCTTACACCCATCTAAACAGTCAAGACAACGAGTCAGACCTTGGCGTCCGCCTAGGCACCATGCATCGTGCTAAAGGACTAGAGTTTAAAGCAGTCTTCGCCATCGATCTTTCAGATAACATTTTGCCGCTCCCTAAAGCACTTTTGGAAGCCTCCGATGACGAGGTCAAAGCAGAATCTATCGAACTGGAACGGCATTTACTTTACGTCACCATCACCCGCGCCCGCGACTTTGTCTACCTGTGCTGGCAAGGAAATCCCACACAATTTCTGGTGTTGCCCAATGTCAAATGACACAGCGTTGAGGGAAGCCATCATGAACGGTTCTCATTGCGCCAGCCACAACATTGTCAAGAATAGGTATTGTCAAGAATAGGTGCTGATGGCTTTATGTGAGGCGATAGTTACAGAACTTACCGCCTATTGAATTCAACCTACCCCACATCAATCAAGGTGCAGGACTACTCATTGCCGCCGAAAAGACCGACTTCATAGGTGCCGGAGAGTGAGTCACTAGAGATTAGCCAGTGTTGGTGAGGTTCTGGAGTTAGACTACTGCTGTTTGGTTGGTGTCTGTCTGCAGTAGAGATAAAGTGAGCTTGGATAAAAGCAGTGAGTGGACTGAGATCGGCTAAGGATTGGGTGGTGTCAGGTTCATAGCCATCACAAATATCCCGGCGTCCTTCCATGTTGGGATTGTTGCGAATATAGTCTATGCCGACCCAATCACAAGCATATTGCATCCAAACATTAATATCAAGCGGATACAGCTTCACGCTGCTGTCCAAACTGCCGGTTGCGAGGGTTTGCCCATCGGGAGAAAAGGCGATTGTAAAAACCTCAGACTGATGGTCGTTGAGGGAGATAATCAGAGTGCCATCGTTGACCCGCCACAGCTTCACGGTGCTGTCGCGACCGCCGGAGGCGAGGGTCTGCCCATCGGGCGAAAAGACGATTGTCCAAACTTCATTCTGATGGTCATCGAGGGAGGTGATCAGTTGCCCATCGCTGACCTGCCATAGCTTCACGGTGCTGTCGCCACTGCCGGAGGCGAGGGTTTGCCCATCGGGCGAAAAGGCGAGGGTAAGAACCGCAGACTGATGGTCATCGAGGGAGGTGATCAGAGCGCCATCGCTCACCCGCCATAGCTTCACGGTCCTGTCGAAACTGCCGGAGACGAGGGTCTGCCCATCGGGAGAAAACGCGATTGTCCTAACCTCATTCTGATGGTCGTCGAGGGAGGTGATCAGTTGCCCATCGCTCACCCGCCACAGCTTCACGGTCCTGTCGCTACTGCCGGAGGCAAGGGTCTGCCCATCGGGAGAAAAGACGATTGTCCAAACCTGATCCTGATGGTCATCGAGGGAGGTAATGAGCGCGCCATCGTTGACCCGCCATAGCTTCACGGTGCTGTCCACATTACCGGTTGCGAGGGTCTGCCCATCGGGAGAAAACGCGAGGGTAAGAACCCCATCCTGATGGGCATCGAGGGAGGTAATGAGTGCGCCATCGCTGACCCGCCACAGCTTCACGGTGCTGTCGCCACTGCCGGTTGCGAGGGTCTGCCCATCGGGAGAAAACGCGAGGGTCGCAACCGCATTTTGATGGTCGTCGAGGTCGTAAAAATCTCGCCAATCCTGATGTAGACTGTCATAAAAATTACCAAGGCTGGATGCTGGCATTTCATAGCTGGGCAAGCTATTGGTCACCGCATGGGCTGCCATTGTGGTGAGCAAGGCCTCAAATTCCTGCCCATCTCTGGCCAGGACGTTACTACTTTCGAGCAGAGTGAGCGCCCGTTGGTATTCAGATGCTTCCTGACTGCGTTGGGCCTCCTGGGTTTTCAGCCAGGAAAATCCCCCGAACCCCGAACTGATCACCAAACCAGCACTCAGCACCCCCGTCAACCGCTGCCGCTGCCGCCGCTTCTCCCGCTCTCGCTCCAGTACCGCCTGCTGCTCTGCCTGCTCCAACTCCACCGACGCCTGCAAAAATGCCTGCTGCTGGGGCGACAGCAATTCCGCCTTCTCGTCATGAAACTCTTTCAGCAGGTCTAGCTTCGGGCTACGCCATAAACTGCCCGCTGGTCGCTGCAGGTCATTCCACTCCTTGATGGCGGCATCCAACTGCCGCAAAAAGCGTAGATCCTCGCGGTGCTTATCCACCCACCCTTGCAATAGCCGCCAGTGCTCCAACAGCGCCTCATGGGTCAATTCCACCTGCACCGTCGCATCCTTTTTGTTCCCCCATACGGTAATCAACCGCTGCCGGGTAAACACCTGCAACACCTGATCCAGCACCGTGGAATCATGCCGCTTTTGCAAGTCATCGCGCTGCACTCGCCGCCGCGTATCTCGGCTGCCTTCCCCCAACTGCACCAACTCCAAAAAGACCCACTTCGCCACCGTGCGATGGGTGTCGGACGGCAGCGCATTGAAATGATCATCCGCTGTCTGCGCCAACGCCCCACTAATGCCACCCAACTGCGTCAGCGCTTGGGCAGGCGGAACATCCCGTGCCGCATAGTCCCAAATTTTCCGCAAGGCAAATTGCAACAGCGGCAATGCCCCCTCCCGGTCAATCGCCTGCTCCAACAAGCGATCCACTGTTGATTCATCCAGCGCATAGCCCGCATCCTTCGCCGGAAAGCTAATGGCCTCCCGCAGTTCCTCTCGGTTCATCATCGGCACCAACATCCCCTGCCGAGAGAACAGGTCATTGAGGTCGGTATGGCGCTGGGTTTCCTTCAAAAAATCACTGCGCAACGTCACCACCACCGACAGTTGCCGTGACGGATGCTGAGAGGCATAGAGCAAATTTTCAACCAATGCCGTCTGCTGCTGCCGATCCTTACATAGCGAGTACAGTTCCTCAAACTGGTCGATAATCAACACCAGCGGTGCTTTCAGATAAGGATGCAACACATTCACGACTTTCTGCAGACAATCGTAGGTGTCACCTTTGGGTTGCCCCAACTGAGCCACCAGTTCA includes these proteins:
- a CDS encoding 3'-5' exonuclease, with translation MNVLICKSLFQSLVSLSGTEVKRANDFILKFQDNPAQPSLSLERITKTKNDNLWSARITQDLRAVIYKDGDTWALLHAGHHDAAYHWASNRNVELNNKTGALQIVEVVESVEEIVPRRESWQVGLFDAFEDDYLLSLGVPNDWLPVLRQLITADDLLNIIERLPEEVSERLLQLASGELVAPPVTPTSKAVAENADTQRRFITVKSQGELEKMLQAPLATWIGFLHPSQRRLVIGHFNGPVKVTGSAGTGKTVVALHRARHLARQGKKVLLTTFVNTLCDNLKHNLQLLCTPEELDNITVTSVASQASSVLGKAKQGCRAISDSDVKPLLELYRLPSCPLDIASIWQEWRLVIQPHGILTWDEYRSVSRKGRGTSLTVRDRRQVWQVLEKVLAHLDHEHKADWGHYFRQASDVLVAGLVNQGYDAVIVDEVQDLRPQELRFLATLAGDGPNRFMMVGDGGQRIYQGKFSLKSLGINVQGRSRTLKINYRTTEQIRRFADRITDLESDDLDGSRETRKGTVSLLQGPEPILTAFDSSEQQAQFVAKEVLNLTERGLLLSEIGIFARTRYLLSPVQEHLQSLQIPYTHLNSQDNESDLGVRLGTMHRAKGLEFKAVFAIDLSDNILPLPKALLEASDDEVKAESIELERHLLYVTITRARDFVYLCWQGNPTQFLVLPNVK